One window of the Methyloprofundus sedimenti genome contains the following:
- the cas5e gene encoding type I-E CRISPR-associated protein Cas5/CasD, which yields MKTLILRTEGLSAYGLQTFDVHRRVNHFPTRSAVLGLLGAAIGITRDQHEQLYRLSNQLKVAVQVHNTGQKIVDYHTVQNFRSPMGKIQKGTKPTYREYWCDSEHSFAITADDETIKLLQTKIKSPVFTLFQGRKSCPLTRPLFETIINNDNPANALKALAKKGHIFSDVSGENQIATLQVRDLITSIPRKNAMRMVYVCASSRYDK from the coding sequence ATGAAAACCTTAATTCTAAGAACAGAAGGTCTGTCAGCCTATGGCTTGCAAACCTTTGATGTGCATAGGAGAGTTAATCACTTTCCGACACGATCAGCAGTACTCGGTTTGTTAGGCGCTGCTATAGGGATTACTCGCGATCAGCATGAGCAATTGTATCGTTTATCTAACCAGCTAAAGGTTGCTGTGCAAGTGCATAATACCGGGCAAAAAATAGTGGATTATCACACGGTACAGAATTTTCGCAGTCCAATGGGGAAAATCCAAAAAGGCACGAAACCCACTTATAGGGAATACTGGTGTGATAGTGAACATTCCTTTGCGATAACTGCGGATGACGAAACCATTAAGTTATTACAAACAAAAATTAAATCACCTGTCTTTACTCTATTTCAAGGTCGTAAATCTTGTCCTTTAACACGTCCATTATTTGAAACGATTATAAACAATGATAATCCTGCCAATGCATTAAAAGCATTGGCAAAAAAAGGTCATATTTTTAGTGATGTTTCTGGTGAAAACCAAATTGCAACGCTTCAAGTACGCGATTTAATCACCAGCATACCCAGAAAAAATGCCATGCGTATGGTTTATGTTTGTGCCAGCAGTAGATATGATAAATGA